From the genome of Clostridium sp. BNL1100, one region includes:
- a CDS encoding Os1348 family NHLP clan protein: MMDEKNGMEMQEDNSGIKMVIIRILSDEDFKQELIEDPDTALEGYELTEVQKILIKSLSPEDLDNLSPDNIEEYFSADAAVYTPDEGASLDEFDTFEGDDLLDEDEDKK; the protein is encoded by the coding sequence ATGATGGATGAAAAGAATGGTATGGAAATGCAGGAAGATAACTCTGGAATAAAGATGGTTATAATACGAATTTTATCAGACGAAGACTTCAAACAAGAATTAATTGAAGATCCTGATACAGCCCTGGAAGGATATGAACTTACAGAAGTTCAGAAAATACTTATTAAATCATTGAGCCCTGAAGATCTGGACAATCTTTCTCCAGATAACATTGAAGAATATTTTTCTGCTGATGCTGCTGTATATACACCTGATGAGGGTGCAAGTCTTGATGAATTTGACACTTTTGAGGGTGATGACTTATTAGATGAAGATGAAGATAAAAAATAA
- a CDS encoding B12-binding domain-containing radical SAM protein yields MIQRIGFLLAPCEKGISPHGYTNIPPLSLGILSGYLKNEGYDVELYDLNSDLAKIYRNDEQFAFLYDKDIVLNCLTGEENDKVNLFAEELLQGIPIKDYDVIGISCGADFSFFQLHSAFLLAKYIKQKYKIPVILGGNNITYLGIFKDTFSELLKIILEVFPYIIKGPGEVVIAELIQVLNGKMQKSVYELDGMVYLKDGQVYMNPEHEPVVVCPDWCNLPMEYYYSKIKNPSYNGKWNDKLEEENLIQVFKWPFFLTQYVSTVRKKRPRPEYMNKLILPYIFNFHCPFACAFCSESDEDRKRVIIGEAHKVVDDIEALINKYKTNYFYFFNNAANASGKFIDEFCNYIIDKKIDIKWSDCARFNNLTFERLKLMRDAGCQKLVFGFETASQKLIDLVEKKIDLSHGERVLKWCKELGIIADLEVITGLPQEKDEDFQETVQYVTKNRPYINYMTINEFFVVPNSKIGRYPERYNIELIRNVISYSKILERSWKYFKEMKGKQTGNFKVYKYNEIGGRNYKEVADKTKFYIKALNNLQNKEFAEVEYVYRILEQKS; encoded by the coding sequence ATGATTCAAAGAATTGGTTTTTTATTGGCACCATGTGAGAAGGGAATATCTCCTCATGGATATACAAATATTCCACCTTTGAGCCTTGGAATTCTGTCCGGATATTTAAAAAATGAAGGTTATGACGTTGAACTTTATGATTTGAATTCCGATTTAGCTAAAATCTACAGAAATGATGAGCAATTTGCTTTTCTATATGACAAGGATATTGTTCTAAATTGCTTAACGGGAGAAGAAAACGATAAAGTAAATCTCTTTGCAGAGGAATTACTTCAAGGGATTCCAATTAAAGATTATGATGTAATAGGAATCTCCTGCGGAGCAGACTTTTCATTTTTCCAACTTCATAGTGCTTTTCTTTTAGCAAAGTATATCAAGCAGAAATATAAAATTCCGGTTATTCTTGGAGGAAACAATATTACTTATCTAGGTATTTTTAAGGATACTTTTAGTGAATTGCTTAAAATTATACTTGAAGTATTCCCTTATATAATTAAGGGACCCGGAGAAGTTGTAATAGCAGAACTAATACAAGTTTTGAATGGTAAAATGCAGAAATCCGTATATGAACTTGATGGTATGGTATACCTAAAGGACGGGCAGGTTTATATGAATCCTGAGCATGAGCCGGTTGTAGTGTGTCCGGACTGGTGCAATCTGCCTATGGAATATTATTATTCAAAAATAAAGAATCCGAGTTATAACGGAAAATGGAATGATAAATTGGAAGAGGAAAATCTAATACAGGTTTTCAAGTGGCCATTCTTTCTAACCCAGTACGTAAGTACCGTAAGAAAAAAGCGACCTAGACCAGAATATATGAATAAACTCATTTTACCTTATATTTTTAATTTTCACTGCCCCTTTGCGTGTGCTTTCTGTTCTGAAAGTGATGAAGACAGAAAGAGGGTAATTATCGGAGAGGCTCATAAGGTAGTGGATGATATTGAGGCGCTTATTAATAAGTACAAAACCAATTATTTTTATTTCTTTAATAATGCTGCCAATGCCTCCGGAAAGTTTATTGATGAATTTTGTAATTACATAATTGATAAAAAAATAGATATTAAATGGTCTGACTGTGCCAGATTTAACAATCTTACCTTTGAACGATTAAAGCTGATGAGGGATGCAGGATGCCAGAAACTGGTCTTTGGTTTTGAGACAGCAAGCCAGAAGCTTATTGATTTGGTGGAAAAGAAAATTGATCTTTCCCATGGAGAAAGAGTTTTGAAATGGTGTAAGGAGCTGGGGATTATAGCTGATTTAGAAGTTATAACAGGCTTGCCTCAAGAAAAGGATGAAGATTTTCAGGAAACGGTACAATACGTAACTAAAAATAGGCCATATATCAACTATATGACAATTAACGAATTCTTTGTAGTACCCAACAGTAAAATTGGCCGCTATCCTGAACGCTATAATATAGAATTAATAAGGAATGTAATAAGCTATAGTAAAATCCTTGAAAGAAGCTGGAAATATTTTAAGGAAATGAAGGGTAAACAAACAGGAAATTTCAAGGTTTATAAATATAACGAAATTGGTGGTCGCAACTATAAAGAGGTTGCAGATAAAACAAAATTTTATATAAAGGCTTTAAATAATTTGCAAAATAAAGAATTTGCAGAAGTGGAATACGTCTACCGTATTCTTGAGCAAAAATCATAA
- a CDS encoding DUF6365 family protein, translating to MYILFIVTSFWAYGEVTIACEFAARVRESGYIPYFLIPPSHEKIMNKYKFTYTTLIPRNGKINRLLMRDLEHRYHPGLVILADFLNYNFCEVHYGLTPGDLEVFSGRIGTFDDFDWVITGKQMDTYGFKAAKFGDIDIRKYGFRLCPCPIVNPNSGYREETYHYQLTTDTLPYDVYSTDKWKAKLGLPVGKKLILFTSAAWQESYKQYTDVISFVNANNQAFYHIMQELTKTYSVVCVGSKGGYSKNSEDGLIFLNQLPPEVFDEYLLATDLFISRNITATSLARAVLSGIPSANFENSIFFSAEKPLDKEKIKFEPAPFVDELLKNLERCYPYRMFPVGWYKFLAPLVKGNSYMKTFIRLEQFNVIDSIRRIQEVLECEEKREELLKSADRYKKTLESLPDVRSIIESLINERRE from the coding sequence ATGTACATATTATTTATAGTCACTAGTTTTTGGGCATACGGTGAGGTCACAATCGCTTGCGAATTTGCTGCAAGAGTGAGAGAATCAGGATATATACCTTACTTTTTAATTCCTCCTTCCCATGAAAAAATAATGAATAAATATAAGTTTACGTATACTACGCTAATACCACGAAACGGAAAGATTAACAGGTTGTTAATGCGGGATTTGGAGCATAGGTATCATCCCGGACTGGTAATTCTTGCAGACTTTCTGAACTATAATTTTTGCGAAGTTCATTATGGTTTGACTCCCGGAGATTTGGAAGTCTTCTCAGGTAGGATTGGAACATTTGATGACTTTGACTGGGTGATTACCGGTAAACAAATGGATACCTACGGATTTAAGGCAGCAAAATTCGGTGATATAGACATACGCAAGTACGGCTTCAGACTTTGTCCATGTCCTATAGTTAACCCTAACAGTGGATATCGTGAAGAAACTTATCATTATCAACTTACAACAGATACTCTGCCGTATGATGTTTATAGTACGGATAAGTGGAAGGCAAAGCTTGGCTTGCCCGTAGGTAAAAAGTTGATACTGTTTACTTCCGCAGCATGGCAAGAATCATATAAGCAATATACTGATGTTATATCCTTTGTAAATGCAAATAATCAAGCGTTTTACCATATAATGCAAGAGCTTACAAAAACGTATTCTGTAGTATGTGTGGGGTCTAAAGGAGGTTACTCAAAGAATTCAGAGGACGGATTAATTTTCTTAAATCAGCTTCCACCGGAAGTTTTTGATGAGTATTTGCTGGCAACAGACCTTTTTATTTCAAGAAACATCACTGCAACTTCATTGGCAAGGGCTGTGTTGTCGGGTATACCGTCAGCAAATTTTGAAAATTCTATTTTCTTCTCGGCAGAGAAACCGCTTGATAAAGAGAAGATTAAATTTGAACCGGCACCATTTGTAGACGAGCTTCTCAAAAATCTTGAAAGATGTTATCCATACAGAATGTTTCCGGTAGGATGGTATAAGTTCCTGGCTCCATTGGTAAAGGGGAATTCTTATATGAAGACGTTTATACGCCTTGAGCAATTTAATGTAATAGATTCAATCAGGCGAATACAAGAAGTACTTGAATGTGAGGAAAAAAGAGAAGAACTGCTGAAAAGTGCAGATCGTTACAAGAAGACACTTGAAAGCTTGCCCGATGTAAGAAGTATTATAGAGTCACTAATAAATGAAAGGAGGGAATAA
- a CDS encoding radical SAM protein: MRSISVHLTDQCNNSCIFCVVNSHKEKREGVNKKVLYKFLEENANKGYESVNIHGGEATVLDDFLEILKKIQELGYPQVSLQTNARKLADIEYARKLYDKGVKLFVVSVHGKDAAQHDFVTQIPGSFEEAMAGIVNVKSLGAKVRTNTVVYKDNIDSLTDIAELVINAGVDHVNISAIHPVGKAYQNFHKVTPRYTEMVQSVYKMVDACVKRDRVVTLEGFPPCIIPGYEKYQIPWDENKFKLLFHNFVLEDYATFMEKETKKQGQECKMCIFNKSCGGVYKEYLEFYGWDEFNAVQNIEG; this comes from the coding sequence ATGAGATCAATAAGTGTACATTTAACCGATCAGTGTAATAATTCCTGCATTTTTTGTGTTGTAAATTCCCATAAGGAAAAGCGTGAAGGTGTGAATAAAAAGGTTCTCTATAAATTTTTAGAGGAAAATGCCAACAAGGGATATGAATCTGTAAATATTCATGGAGGAGAAGCTACCGTACTGGATGATTTCTTGGAAATTCTGAAAAAAATACAGGAATTGGGTTATCCACAGGTAAGCCTTCAAACAAACGCACGTAAACTTGCTGACATAGAGTATGCAAGAAAGCTATATGACAAAGGTGTTAAGCTTTTTGTAGTTTCAGTCCATGGTAAGGATGCTGCTCAACATGATTTTGTTACACAGATTCCGGGAAGTTTTGAGGAGGCAATGGCAGGAATAGTAAACGTTAAATCACTAGGAGCAAAGGTCCGTACGAATACAGTGGTCTACAAAGATAATATAGACAGCCTTACCGATATTGCAGAACTCGTAATAAATGCCGGCGTAGATCATGTTAATATATCAGCTATTCATCCTGTAGGGAAAGCATACCAAAACTTCCACAAGGTAACACCACGCTATACAGAAATGGTACAGTCAGTTTATAAAATGGTTGATGCCTGCGTTAAAAGGGATAGAGTTGTTACTTTGGAAGGCTTTCCACCTTGTATAATTCCTGGGTATGAAAAGTACCAAATTCCGTGGGATGAGAATAAATTTAAGCTACTATTTCATAATTTTGTTCTTGAAGACTATGCTACTTTTATGGAAAAGGAGACAAAGAAACAGGGACAAGAATGTAAAATGTGCATTTTTAATAAAAGCTGTGGTGGTGTATATAAAGAATATCTTGAGTTTTATGGATGGGATGAATTTAATGCAGTTCAAAATATTGAGGGTTAA
- a CDS encoding radical SAM protein — translation MNAIEYAADFIEKYIGPVSKLVSKVPQAISVEVTTRCQLDCIYCTRDKNHPKDFPLENLEMLRTQLKGVKKLIICGIGESFCYLDIYNMIWRQKDLKISIITNGAVPIDFKKLNRERNVELLVFSIDATKEEKIKAICPGYNFNVLAENLSELKKYPNIAGIINTTITEMNIDEIPLLVEFAAKHKLLAVNYELPIGNEEFVKANKESINKNIKEAIKVAKKNNIIFNQFYRLSCNSGGCIIPNIQLNGDFYSCCNGMNKGKKLGNIFEEDLEVLWNGRAEPLLSDREFCMKCSLTRNLFEVLN, via the coding sequence ATGAATGCTATAGAATATGCCGCCGATTTTATTGAAAAGTACATAGGACCTGTAAGTAAGCTGGTATCCAAAGTACCGCAGGCAATATCTGTTGAAGTAACCACTCGTTGTCAGCTGGACTGTATATACTGTACAAGGGATAAAAATCACCCGAAGGATTTTCCATTGGAAAATTTAGAAATGCTTCGCACACAACTTAAAGGTGTTAAAAAGCTTATCATTTGCGGAATTGGTGAATCCTTCTGCTATTTGGATATATACAATATGATCTGGCGGCAAAAGGATTTAAAAATATCTATTATAACAAATGGAGCAGTACCTATTGACTTTAAGAAGTTGAACCGTGAACGGAACGTTGAGCTATTGGTTTTTTCCATAGATGCTACAAAAGAAGAAAAAATCAAAGCTATTTGCCCAGGTTATAACTTCAATGTGTTAGCCGAAAATTTGTCAGAACTCAAAAAGTATCCCAATATAGCAGGTATAATTAACACTACAATAACAGAAATGAATATAGATGAAATACCACTGTTGGTTGAGTTCGCAGCAAAACATAAACTATTGGCTGTAAATTATGAGCTGCCGATTGGAAATGAAGAGTTTGTAAAAGCCAATAAAGAAAGTATTAATAAAAACATAAAAGAAGCGATTAAAGTGGCAAAAAAAAATAATATTATTTTTAATCAATTCTATCGGCTGTCCTGCAATTCCGGTGGATGCATAATTCCCAACATACAGCTTAACGGAGACTTTTATTCGTGCTGCAATGGAATGAACAAAGGAAAAAAGCTTGGAAATATATTTGAAGAAGACTTGGAAGTCTTATGGAATGGAAGGGCAGAGCCACTGCTGTCAGACAGAGAATTTTGTATGAAATGCAGTCTGACAAGGAATCTATTTGAGGTACTGAATTGA
- a CDS encoding radical SAM protein, which translates to MSNKIQALFKSANPIECMQILNGGVYISPTMKCNAQCRHCVANNIRKMSADASEEDVLEWIDQIHECGIQGVHFVGGEPFVVRQSLNKYIKKLNELDMFAGVVTNGLWAKTVEEGIAVLEEMPGLDLLIISSDKYHLEYIDASIVKNAIEAGLATGKFVVINVTYVESSEVKEINQIYKEYRDKILIQSVKAMPFDGEDSQKIKRSQLFKTPSKVPAYCGIGNYFVDNNGSVSACCQSSRSKNTKCLYLGNMKEKRLLELHRSFKSRDIYRFFKKYGPRGLVEIFLQSDFSNELIDKQYTSACEICKEILDDREKLDYFLSHIKERLD; encoded by the coding sequence GTGTCAAACAAAATTCAAGCTCTCTTTAAAAGTGCAAATCCAATAGAATGTATGCAGATTCTTAACGGAGGTGTATATATAAGTCCAACTATGAAATGTAATGCCCAATGCAGGCACTGTGTAGCAAACAATATTAGAAAAATGAGCGCAGATGCTAGTGAAGAAGATGTACTGGAATGGATTGATCAGATACATGAATGTGGGATTCAGGGAGTACATTTTGTCGGGGGAGAGCCATTCGTGGTGCGACAAAGTCTTAATAAGTATATAAAAAAGCTTAATGAATTAGACATGTTTGCAGGAGTGGTTACAAATGGGTTATGGGCAAAGACAGTTGAAGAGGGTATCGCTGTTCTTGAAGAGATGCCGGGGTTGGATTTACTAATAATCAGTTCAGATAAGTATCATTTGGAATATATTGATGCAAGTATAGTTAAAAATGCAATTGAAGCAGGATTAGCAACAGGCAAATTTGTAGTTATAAATGTTACATATGTAGAAAGCTCTGAGGTTAAGGAGATAAATCAAATATATAAAGAATATAGAGATAAAATCCTGATTCAATCGGTAAAGGCAATGCCTTTTGATGGTGAAGATTCACAAAAAATAAAGCGGTCCCAGCTTTTTAAAACACCATCTAAAGTACCTGCTTATTGCGGTATAGGTAATTACTTTGTTGATAACAATGGAAGCGTAAGTGCCTGCTGTCAATCAAGTCGTTCAAAAAATACAAAATGTCTTTACCTTGGGAATATGAAAGAAAAAAGACTTTTAGAATTGCATAGAAGTTTTAAATCCAGAGACATATACAGATTCTTTAAAAAATATGGTCCAAGGGGACTGGTAGAGATATTTTTACAGAGTGATTTTTCAAATGAACTGATAGATAAGCAATATACAAGTGCTTGTGAGATTTGTAAAGAGATATTGGATGATAGAGAAAAGCTGGATTATTTTTTATCTCATATAAAAGAAAGGCTTGACTGA
- a CDS encoding radical SAM protein, producing the protein MKRNKNLIFNICNQCNVKCRHCSNAETLNDGKKAEPPYVLKWLEDASEADFSEATFVGGEPFLYVDDLILYCKKTHELGMKSCIITNGFWATNLERAVELLKSIKGLDSILVSSDIFHLEYIDSQTIKNVFDACIQLNINIAMNATCSSKEDKKKIWDIYSEYKNSVFINTHMLMPIGAAKSLPVERWCLEDKIAKLPVVCGIDNFLVDMDGDVHACCNSILSKEPLFYVGNMKKESLSLLLKNFIRNPLYCLMKEQGPRGLGKFLMNSPYYQEFSQKEYTCECDFCISVLESDKLQKYIISQILNT; encoded by the coding sequence ATGAAACGTAATAAGAACCTTATTTTTAATATATGTAATCAATGTAATGTAAAATGCCGCCATTGCAGTAATGCAGAAACTTTGAATGACGGTAAGAAGGCTGAACCTCCGTATGTTTTGAAGTGGCTTGAGGATGCCTCGGAAGCCGATTTTTCAGAAGCAACTTTTGTCGGGGGAGAGCCGTTCCTTTATGTTGATGATTTGATACTATACTGCAAGAAGACACATGAGCTAGGTATGAAAAGCTGTATTATTACAAACGGGTTTTGGGCAACAAACTTGGAGAGGGCAGTTGAATTATTAAAATCAATAAAAGGACTTGATTCTATACTGGTAAGCAGTGATATATTTCATCTGGAATATATAGACAGCCAGACAATTAAAAACGTTTTTGACGCTTGTATTCAGCTGAATATAAATATTGCCATGAATGCAACCTGTTCCTCTAAGGAAGATAAAAAAAAGATTTGGGATATATATAGTGAATATAAAAATTCAGTTTTTATAAATACACACATGCTTATGCCCATTGGAGCTGCTAAGAGTCTACCGGTAGAGAGATGGTGCCTTGAAGATAAAATAGCTAAACTTCCTGTTGTATGTGGGATAGATAATTTTTTAGTTGATATGGATGGGGATGTTCACGCCTGTTGCAATTCTATTTTATCGAAAGAACCTCTTTTCTATGTAGGAAACATGAAAAAGGAAAGCCTATCACTTTTACTAAAGAATTTTATAAGAAACCCTTTATATTGTTTAATGAAGGAACAAGGACCAAGAGGTCTTGGCAAGTTTTTAATGAACAGCCCGTACTATCAGGAATTCAGTCAGAAAGAGTATACCTGTGAATGTGATTTCTGTATAAGTGTCCTTGAAAGCGATAAATTACAAAAATATATAATTAGTCAAATTTTAAACACATAG
- a CDS encoding radical SAM protein produces MLRRSKMTGIQDSIMRKLKIKNSTVFINITNRCNVKCRHCINIGGKTVLGEARSEEVINWIEKVAESNYKAINFVGGEPFLLVDDLRRYTQKADKLGLNPGVTTNGFFAKSEEEATDILNSLPALKKILISTDLYHLEYIDIKNIHNLIRASLKLKRFVAVNSVCANMQDGEKIKELFSEYKKVFVNISPVVRAGAANTLDRELEKFSLFQNPEAVSDFCGVRDHFVDCQGGVNACCMATLGLATKFLYLGNLNKDSFLEIIENKSNNAIYKLLEEKGPQGLLKLIVGSKYEDLFKNSKYTSECELCVDILNRSSCYEYILKSLTKKENTYET; encoded by the coding sequence ATGCTTAGAAGGAGTAAAATGACAGGCATTCAGGATTCAATAATGCGTAAATTAAAAATTAAAAATAGCACAGTTTTTATTAATATAACCAACAGATGTAATGTAAAATGCCGGCATTGCATTAACATTGGCGGAAAAACGGTGCTGGGTGAAGCTAGGTCAGAAGAAGTAATAAATTGGATTGAAAAGGTGGCAGAGTCTAATTACAAAGCCATTAATTTTGTGGGTGGTGAACCATTTCTTCTGGTAGATGACTTACGACGCTACACTCAAAAGGCAGATAAATTGGGATTGAATCCGGGGGTTACAACCAATGGCTTTTTTGCAAAAAGTGAAGAGGAAGCAACCGACATACTTAATTCCCTGCCTGCACTTAAAAAAATTCTCATAAGTACAGACTTGTATCATCTTGAGTATATAGATATTAAGAATATCCATAATTTGATAAGAGCATCCTTGAAGCTGAAAAGGTTTGTTGCTGTAAATTCTGTATGTGCAAACATGCAAGATGGAGAGAAAATTAAAGAATTGTTTTCAGAATATAAAAAGGTTTTTGTAAATATTAGTCCGGTAGTACGAGCAGGAGCGGCCAATACACTTGACAGAGAATTGGAAAAGTTCAGTTTATTTCAAAATCCTGAGGCTGTAAGTGACTTTTGTGGAGTCCGGGATCATTTTGTAGACTGTCAGGGTGGAGTGAATGCATGCTGTATGGCTACACTAGGCTTGGCTACAAAATTCCTTTATCTTGGAAATCTGAATAAAGACAGTTTTTTAGAAATTATAGAGAACAAGAGTAATAACGCAATATACAAATTGCTGGAAGAAAAAGGCCCGCAAGGATTACTGAAATTAATAGTTGGAAGTAAGTATGAAGATTTATTTAAAAACAGTAAATATACCAGTGAATGTGAGCTTTGTGTCGATATACTTAACCGAAGTTCATGTTATGAATATATACTTAAAAGCTTGACTAAAAAGGAAAATACGTATGAAACGTAA
- a CDS encoding radical SAM protein, protein MKLSQALKNQPKVLSLEVTTRCNLDCIYCTKKAKKIGDIDLSIELLEKISMQLEQFERIIVCGIGESFLYPEIYNLVEGNKAQKFSIVTNGTIPIDYKRLNVNGNVEMFIFSIDALNQEVLNQISGRYKFESLLRNLDEYDKYYSENKVKINRVLNCTLNEHNLKEILELVEFAHQRGFGTIHFSFPRGKEQFIEDNQQELTNILKCAAKKAAEYGLYFADPYTTCCVYLKWVTPYMAINGDVFSCAETLYIDKKVGNINDMSFSDIWLSDNYKAFQKGQACKACKFLSNCRFELKTN, encoded by the coding sequence ATGAAATTAAGTCAAGCATTGAAAAACCAGCCAAAAGTGTTGTCTTTGGAGGTAACTACACGATGTAACCTTGATTGTATATATTGTACAAAAAAAGCAAAGAAAATAGGCGACATTGATTTATCTATCGAATTGCTGGAGAAAATATCAATGCAACTGGAGCAGTTTGAGAGAATTATTGTATGCGGTATAGGTGAGAGCTTTTTATATCCGGAAATTTATAATCTGGTTGAGGGCAATAAAGCACAAAAATTCAGCATAGTAACTAATGGAACAATACCAATTGATTATAAGCGTCTTAATGTAAACGGAAATGTAGAAATGTTTATATTTTCCATAGATGCACTTAATCAGGAGGTACTGAACCAGATAAGTGGAAGATATAAATTTGAAAGTCTCCTTAGAAATCTTGATGAGTATGACAAATACTATAGTGAAAATAAGGTAAAAATTAATCGAGTTCTAAACTGTACACTTAATGAACACAATCTCAAAGAAATTTTGGAACTTGTTGAGTTCGCTCATCAAAGAGGGTTTGGAACAATTCATTTTTCTTTCCCAAGGGGTAAAGAGCAATTCATAGAGGACAACCAACAAGAGTTAACAAATATATTAAAATGTGCCGCCAAAAAGGCAGCTGAATACGGACTTTATTTTGCAGACCCATATACAACTTGCTGTGTTTATTTAAAATGGGTTACTCCTTATATGGCTATTAATGGTGATGTATTTTCCTGTGCCGAAACTCTTTACATTGATAAAAAGGTTGGAAACATTAATGATATGAGTTTTAGCGATATATGGTTATCAGATAATTACAAAGCTTTTCAAAAAGGACAAGCTTGCAAAGCTTGCAAATTCTTATCAAACTGTAGATTTGAATTGAAGACTAACTGA
- a CDS encoding nitroreductase family protein — MNSIIENMLTRRSIRNYKKEQISAEDLNRILLAGSYAPSGMGMQSWKFTAIQNSDTMKKVNEAIRQTLLTIPVVSETHPYIVSLIKKAENENSNFLYNAPTYIIVSNLKDNGNAMPDSALAIGNMMLAAHSLGIGSCWLNQLPGLTNMPLIRELMTDLEIPENHIIYGSVVMGYAAEKSEPAAPRKVVIHII, encoded by the coding sequence ATGAATAGTATAATTGAAAATATGTTAACAAGAAGAAGCATAAGAAACTATAAAAAGGAGCAGATATCTGCGGAGGATTTAAACAGAATTCTCTTGGCAGGAAGCTACGCCCCAAGCGGTATGGGGATGCAGAGCTGGAAATTTACTGCCATACAAAATTCGGATACAATGAAAAAGGTCAATGAGGCTATCCGTCAAACCCTATTAACAATACCTGTTGTATCTGAGACCCACCCTTATATCGTGAGCCTGATTAAAAAGGCAGAAAACGAGAATTCTAACTTCCTGTATAATGCACCTACCTATATTATTGTCTCAAATTTGAAAGACAACGGAAACGCAATGCCGGATTCAGCATTAGCCATTGGCAATATGATGCTGGCAGCACACTCGCTTGGCATAGGCTCTTGCTGGCTAAACCAATTGCCGGGACTTACTAATATGCCGTTGATTCGTGAACTAATGACAGACTTGGAAATTCCCGAAAATCATATTATATATGGTTCTGTTGTAATGGGTTATGCGGCAGAGAAATCCGAACCGGCTGCACCTCGTAAAGTTGTAATACACATTATCTGA
- a CDS encoding tRNA-dihydrouridine synthase family protein, with amino-acid sequence MKFYFAPMEGLTGYIYRNAHKAFFNSIDKYFSPFIIANQIDGFKTRDLKDILPENNQGLVLIPQVLTNNAKDFIYTSKKIKSMGYTEINLNLGCPSGTVVSKNRGSGFLAKKEDLDAFLEEIFSQAITKISIKTRIGKDQPEEFYDLINIFNKYPIEELIIHPRIQKDFYKNKPNMQIFRDALALSKNPVCYNGDIFTVKDYTEFCVNFPGVATVMLGRGLVMNPALVDSVENSTKLEKNILKEFHDKVYNDYKDILSGERNVLFKMKELWFYMINVFTDNEKYSKKIKKSQRLSDYDEAVSRLFEEQDII; translated from the coding sequence ATGAAATTTTATTTTGCACCAATGGAGGGGTTGACCGGCTATATATATAGAAATGCACATAAAGCTTTTTTTAATAGCATAGACAAATACTTTTCTCCTTTTATTATTGCAAATCAAATAGATGGTTTTAAAACCAGAGACCTGAAAGACATTTTACCTGAAAATAATCAAGGGCTGGTTTTGATTCCGCAAGTGCTTACAAATAATGCAAAAGACTTTATTTATACTTCAAAAAAAATTAAGAGTATGGGTTATACTGAGATAAATCTTAATTTGGGATGTCCATCCGGGACTGTAGTTTCCAAAAACAGAGGCTCCGGATTTCTTGCAAAAAAAGAAGACCTGGATGCTTTTTTAGAAGAAATTTTCTCTCAAGCTATAACCAAAATATCAATCAAAACCAGAATAGGCAAAGACCAGCCTGAAGAATTTTATGATTTAATAAATATATTTAACAAATACCCTATTGAAGAACTTATCATACATCCCAGGATTCAAAAGGATTTTTATAAAAATAAGCCCAATATGCAGATTTTCAGGGATGCCTTGGCGCTGAGTAAAAATCCAGTCTGCTATAATGGTGATATTTTTACAGTAAAGGATTATACAGAGTTTTGTGTTAATTTCCCCGGTGTAGCTACTGTAATGTTAGGCAGAGGATTAGTAATGAATCCTGCGCTGGTAGATAGTGTTGAAAATAGTACTAAGCTGGAAAAGAATATATTGAAGGAGTTCCACGACAAAGTATATAATGATTATAAAGACATACTTTCCGGGGAACGCAATGTTCTGTTTAAAATGAAAGAGCTGTGGTTTTATATGATAAATGTCTTTACCGACAATGAAAAATACTCAAAGAAAATTAAGAAGTCACAAAGATTATCTGATTACGATGAAGCTGTTTCAAGACTGTTTGAGGAACAGGATATTATTTAA